One region of Halohasta litchfieldiae genomic DNA includes:
- a CDS encoding HAD family hydrolase: MSIRGVAFDLDYTLAVTTKDRATILAEAIAAVDGPQISREEYLTAHRNHLTTESRAPIFAELLVERGSTVEPEAMAAAYREAISDAIEPIPEIEPFIANLRSSYRVGLLTNGPVLAQRSKIEQLGWEELFDTTLVTGELTAGKPDAVAFDALLEGLGTTPGETVYIGDTPLDDIEGATDSGLYAIQVLFDGGPDRDPRADAHIERDRLTTDLPELLTTLC; the protein is encoded by the coding sequence ATGTCGATACGGGGGGTCGCATTCGACCTCGATTACACCCTTGCGGTGACGACGAAAGACCGGGCAACGATCCTCGCAGAGGCGATTGCGGCGGTCGACGGCCCACAGATCAGCCGTGAGGAGTATCTCACGGCCCACCGTAACCATCTGACCACCGAGAGCCGCGCACCGATCTTCGCTGAACTACTCGTCGAACGTGGGAGCACGGTCGAGCCCGAGGCGATGGCAGCCGCCTACCGTGAGGCGATCAGCGACGCCATCGAACCGATCCCGGAGATCGAACCGTTCATCGCCAACCTCCGGTCGAGCTACCGCGTCGGCCTGCTCACGAACGGGCCAGTACTCGCCCAGCGGTCGAAGATCGAACAGCTCGGCTGGGAGGAGCTATTCGATACGACGCTTGTCACCGGCGAACTCACGGCTGGCAAACCCGACGCCGTGGCCTTCGACGCACTGCTTGAGGGCCTCGGCACGACCCCCGGCGAAACCGTCTACATCGGCGACACACCCCTCGATGATATCGAGGGCGCAACGGATTCCGGACTCTACGCGATTCAGGTGTTGTTCGACGGCGGGCCGGACCGTGATCCACGGGCCGATGCCCACATCGAACGGGACCGACTCACGACCGACCTGCCGGAACTGCTGACCACTCTTTGCTAA
- a CDS encoding DNA double-strand break repair nuclease NurA — protein sequence MTLDPIHVEAIARLAGSVAETADDSEHGAFATTVWEQWLDPLTDGRGQQVIEPIGDQRLQHVDIDTVALSDRPFPTVHGIDSGTINPTAFKNGLVLDLAHAAMGVEPSDVDAHRTRTIVATAHTNDTTQVTDGQWVDYDEGHSEYRLIRAPQVNKYAEAVVHALSLYFAEGHHALEHADKVEDLLILDGPLYPKEILTWRDRTPELEELTYEARPKRVLEHYIRLVETFVDRGVPIAGFVKNPSARVITSTIANKQTGFEAPWPDDTAFFTRLLERHHRDADGSGPTESRRTDDLTFSSWFVSRGGPDGTMAAAGDALGVDRRLDPELYEVTFCIIYDPRHDICYKLEAPYAVTRDDEVRRQLTTQILSEVAAERGPPRAVAKADELARISTAEKTSLRRKFEAQFDSESLRTYDSVRWAGEDL from the coding sequence GTGACGCTCGATCCGATCCACGTCGAGGCCATCGCCCGACTCGCGGGGTCGGTCGCCGAGACGGCCGACGACAGCGAGCATGGAGCGTTCGCCACCACGGTCTGGGAGCAGTGGCTCGATCCACTCACCGACGGTCGTGGCCAGCAGGTGATCGAACCCATCGGCGACCAACGGCTCCAACACGTCGACATCGACACTGTTGCGCTCTCTGACCGCCCGTTTCCAACCGTTCATGGCATCGACTCGGGGACGATCAACCCGACGGCATTTAAAAATGGGCTCGTGTTGGATCTCGCCCACGCCGCGATGGGTGTCGAACCTTCGGATGTCGATGCCCACCGCACTCGGACCATCGTCGCGACTGCCCACACCAACGACACGACGCAGGTCACCGACGGCCAGTGGGTCGACTACGACGAGGGCCACAGCGAGTACCGACTGATCAGGGCCCCACAGGTCAACAAGTACGCCGAGGCGGTCGTCCACGCGCTGTCGCTGTATTTCGCCGAGGGCCACCACGCGCTTGAACACGCCGACAAAGTAGAGGACCTCCTGATTTTGGATGGGCCACTGTATCCCAAGGAAATCCTGACGTGGCGTGATCGGACCCCCGAACTCGAAGAGTTGACCTACGAAGCCCGGCCCAAACGTGTCTTGGAGCACTATATCCGACTGGTCGAGACGTTCGTCGACCGTGGTGTGCCGATTGCGGGATTCGTCAAAAACCCCTCGGCCCGCGTGATTACAAGCACGATTGCCAACAAGCAGACCGGGTTTGAGGCCCCGTGGCCGGACGACACCGCCTTCTTTACGCGGCTGCTCGAACGCCACCACCGAGACGCGGATGGCTCCGGGCCAACCGAGAGCCGCCGGACCGACGACCTCACCTTCTCCTCGTGGTTCGTCTCCCGTGGCGGTCCCGACGGAACGATGGCCGCCGCGGGTGACGCGCTGGGCGTCGACCGTCGACTCGATCCCGAACTGTACGAAGTCACCTTCTGTATCATCTACGACCCGCGGCACGACATCTGCTACAAACTCGAAGCGCCGTACGCGGTGACCCGAGATGACGAGGTGCGTCGACAGCTTACCACACAAATTTTGTCGGAAGTAGCCGCTGAGCGTGGGCCGCCGCGGGCGGTCGCCAAGGCCGACGAACTCGCCCGGATCAGTACTGCCGAAAAGACATCGCTCCGCCGGAAGTTTGAGGCCCAGTTCGACAGCGAGTCACTGCGAACCTACGATTCGGTTCGGTGGGCCGGTGAGGATCTGTAA
- a CDS encoding ATP-binding protein: MSDPALDVVEFVLTTHLYNDDRSLDENDLPPRFRQVFWTENSSSDESEAGDKSTEPQPPGRIERPLRATESVTRTATGVDRPWEAVSDLLFTQREEFSNEISQTQPEMAVDWYLERADDERLRTNPTIVSTVEDEPSVDVTHEEARENNRPIQADRVWIDALLSQYFDSEDDAEMLDLVQVRAPEEIEMQLDDLVLTADQEGEIQKIVKAIEHRDYLASIGLREIGKLLFVGPPGTGKTTISRALAHELGLPFVEVKLSMITSQYLGETAKNVEKTFEVAKRLSPCILFIDEFDSVAKTRRSDEHAALKRAVNTLLKSIDDISLIRDEVLLIGATNHPDQLDAAAWRRFDEIVNFPKPDRGMRADILEVVTKQMDIADFDPYEVAGKTEGLTGSDLRMVLREAVLEALTEERMKITQEDLMNAVADFEERDNLKNMDMIDGDGADLTGSGSGHDHDHDHDDHDHSHDESNTGHSGGEQTVDAKTQD; this comes from the coding sequence ATGAGTGACCCGGCCTTGGACGTGGTCGAATTCGTCCTGACGACCCATCTGTACAACGACGACCGGTCGTTGGACGAAAACGATCTGCCACCTCGGTTCAGGCAAGTGTTTTGGACCGAGAACAGTTCGTCCGACGAGAGCGAAGCGGGGGATAAATCAACCGAGCCACAGCCGCCCGGCCGCATCGAGCGGCCGCTACGAGCAACCGAGTCGGTGACTCGCACCGCGACGGGCGTCGACCGACCGTGGGAGGCAGTCTCGGATCTGCTGTTTACCCAACGCGAGGAGTTTTCCAACGAAATCTCGCAGACACAGCCCGAGATGGCAGTCGACTGGTATTTGGAGCGAGCCGACGACGAGCGGCTCCGGACGAACCCAACTATTGTGTCGACCGTCGAAGACGAGCCCTCGGTCGACGTGACCCACGAGGAAGCCCGGGAGAACAACCGCCCGATTCAGGCCGACCGGGTCTGGATCGATGCGCTGCTCTCCCAATACTTCGACTCCGAGGACGACGCCGAGATGCTGGATCTCGTGCAGGTGCGGGCTCCCGAAGAGATCGAGATGCAGTTGGACGACCTCGTGTTGACCGCCGATCAAGAAGGCGAGATTCAGAAGATCGTCAAGGCAATCGAACACCGGGATTATTTGGCCTCGATTGGCCTCCGTGAGATTGGGAAACTGCTGTTCGTCGGCCCGCCGGGAACCGGTAAAACCACGATTTCACGGGCATTGGCCCACGAACTCGGCTTGCCGTTCGTCGAGGTCAAACTCTCGATGATCACCAGCCAGTATCTCGGCGAGACGGCCAAAAACGTCGAAAAAACGTTCGAGGTCGCCAAACGGCTCTCGCCGTGTATTCTCTTTATCGACGAGTTCGACTCGGTCGCCAAAACCCGGCGGTCGGACGAACACGCTGCGCTCAAGCGCGCGGTCAACACCCTGCTAAAATCCATCGACGACATCTCACTGATCCGCGACGAGGTGCTGTTGATCGGCGCAACCAACCACCCCGACCAGCTGGATGCGGCCGCATGGCGGCGGTTCGACGAGATCGTCAACTTCCCCAAACCCGACCGTGGAATGCGGGCCGATATCCTCGAAGTCGTCACCAAGCAGATGGATATTGCCGACTTCGATCCCTACGAAGTCGCCGGCAAAACCGAGGGGCTGACCGGCAGCGACCTCCGGATGGTGCTTCGGGAGGCCGTTCTCGAAGCGCTCACCGAAGAGCGGATGAAGATCACACAGGAAGATCTGATGAATGCAGTCGCCGACTTCGAGGAGCGGGACAACCTCAAAAACATGGACATGATCGACGGCGATGGCGCGGACCTTACCGGCAGCGGCAGTGGTCACGACCACGATCATGATCATGACGATCACGACCACAGCCACGACGAGTCGAACACGGGGCACTCCGGCGGCGAGCAGACCGTCGACGCCAAGACACAGGATTAG
- the nasA gene encoding assimilatory nitrate reductase NasA translates to MSDPVPTTCMRCAVGCGHVTHGVDQGYGLDTVRGDAAHPVSRGLACGRGISETADPEGEWLTRPLVRKDGELVRSTWEDALDRATDAIEEARAVDSDNVGIMGSGQQTIEAAYALGKLARGGLGTRNYDANTTLCMASAVTAYYDAFGSDAPPPTYDDIPEAETHLVWGANPAVAHPVMYRWIRESADDEDSELLVVDPVMSETAENADGHIDTAPGGDLALANAILARMIETDRVDDEFVEAHTEGFDGVRDSLPPAEESAERAGVSMEQVDKLAAAFEKDTLIYWGMGINQSVRGTASAGALIDLCLASGNMGPGCGPFSLTGQANSMGTRVCSSKGSWPGHREYTDPDERQTTADVWNVLVSRLPDDTGPGPVAMIDDCPDVLWTVATNPIVGMPDTNPVREQLEEAFVIVQDSFKSETMEYADVVLPAATWGESEGTTMNMERTVSRVRRATEIPPGVRTDLNIICTVGNRVAPDVITDQNPDPSDVFDEFAALTEGTKADCSGISYERLEAEHAVRWPAPALDESGGYRYFDPDAESRDEAWSFKTESGRARFSTAPDPGLPEPPSESYPLTLTTGREKDGYNTGIRSREAVGDDVDPIVARINPETLPSATVDPIRIETPRGSTVATVDPDEAVPEGMVWIPIHHPAANRLTHPAVDPKSAEPNFKQCAARLVAVDEEVSSTSGTRDAETPPTAGAD, encoded by the coding sequence GTGAGCGATCCGGTACCGACCACCTGTATGCGGTGTGCGGTCGGCTGCGGGCACGTCACCCATGGCGTCGACCAGGGCTATGGGCTCGACACCGTTCGGGGCGATGCGGCCCATCCAGTCAGTCGCGGGCTCGCCTGTGGCCGGGGAATTAGCGAAACCGCCGATCCGGAGGGTGAGTGGCTGACTCGTCCGTTAGTCAGAAAAGACGGCGAACTCGTCCGGTCGACATGGGAGGATGCGCTCGACCGGGCGACAGATGCCATTGAGGAAGCCCGTGCCGTCGACTCTGACAATGTGGGGATCATGGGTAGCGGCCAACAGACAATCGAAGCCGCCTACGCGCTGGGCAAACTCGCCCGCGGCGGTCTCGGCACCCGCAACTACGACGCCAATACGACCCTCTGTATGGCGAGTGCAGTCACCGCCTACTACGATGCCTTTGGCAGTGACGCCCCGCCGCCGACCTACGACGACATCCCCGAGGCCGAAACCCACCTCGTCTGGGGAGCCAACCCCGCAGTCGCCCACCCCGTGATGTACCGGTGGATCAGGGAGTCTGCCGACGATGAGGACTCCGAACTGCTGGTCGTCGATCCCGTAATGAGTGAAACCGCCGAGAACGCCGATGGTCATATCGACACCGCGCCGGGCGGCGACCTCGCACTGGCCAACGCGATCCTCGCGCGAATGATCGAGACCGACCGCGTCGACGACGAGTTTGTTGAGGCCCACACCGAGGGGTTCGACGGCGTTAGGGACTCCCTACCACCGGCCGAGGAGTCAGCCGAGCGGGCAGGCGTCTCGATGGAGCAGGTCGACAAGCTGGCCGCAGCCTTCGAAAAGGATACCCTCATCTACTGGGGAATGGGGATCAATCAGAGCGTTCGCGGCACCGCGAGCGCGGGCGCGCTAATCGACCTCTGTCTGGCCTCCGGCAACATGGGGCCGGGCTGTGGGCCGTTCTCGCTGACGGGGCAGGCCAACTCGATGGGCACGCGGGTCTGTTCTTCCAAAGGCTCGTGGCCCGGTCACCGGGAGTACACCGATCCCGACGAACGACAGACGACCGCCGATGTGTGGAACGTCCTCGTTTCGCGGCTGCCCGATGACACAGGTCCCGGTCCAGTCGCAATGATCGACGACTGTCCCGACGTGTTGTGGACCGTGGCAACGAACCCAATCGTTGGCATGCCGGATACGAATCCCGTCCGTGAGCAACTGGAGGAGGCGTTCGTTATCGTTCAGGACTCATTTAAAAGCGAGACGATGGAGTACGCCGATGTCGTGTTGCCCGCGGCGACGTGGGGCGAGTCCGAGGGGACGACGATGAACATGGAGCGCACCGTTTCCCGCGTTCGGCGGGCCACGGAGATACCACCCGGCGTCAGGACGGATCTCAACATCATCTGTACGGTCGGCAACCGCGTGGCTCCGGACGTGATCACCGATCAGAATCCCGACCCGAGCGACGTGTTCGACGAATTCGCCGCCCTTACCGAGGGAACCAAGGCCGACTGCTCGGGGATCTCCTACGAGCGTCTGGAGGCCGAACACGCGGTTCGGTGGCCAGCGCCGGCACTCGACGAATCCGGTGGCTACCGCTACTTCGATCCTGACGCCGAGAGCCGCGACGAGGCGTGGTCCTTCAAGACCGAATCGGGTCGCGCGCGCTTCTCGACAGCCCCCGATCCCGGCCTCCCGGAGCCGCCGAGTGAGTCGTACCCACTCACCCTAACCACTGGCCGCGAGAAGGACGGTTACAACACGGGGATTCGCTCCCGAGAGGCGGTTGGCGACGACGTCGACCCAATCGTTGCGCGAATCAATCCGGAGACGCTCCCGTCTGCCACCGTCGACCCCATCAGGATCGAGACACCCCGTGGCTCGACTGTTGCCACCGTCGACCCCGACGAGGCGGTGCCCGAGGGGATGGTCTGGATCCCGATCCACCATCCGGCGGCCAACCGGCTTACGCATCCGGCGGTCGATCCAAAATCCGCGGAGCCGAACTTCAAACAGTGTGCCGCGCGGCTGGTCGCGGTCGACGAGGAGGTCAGTTCGACGAGTGGAACACGGGATGCGGAGACACCGCCGACCGCAGGGGCCGACTAA
- a CDS encoding MBL fold metallo-hydrolase, whose amino-acid sequence MRVTLLGTGDTTGTPTVGCDCDTCRAATERGIERSRFSVHVENERTGESLLIDLSPDFRHQFLREDVDLPDVAIITHIHFDHIDGLGNAYRVFDSLPVYAANETDPATGESVADTVRDKYDYLDAVTVEDVTPFESVEVCGLDLTLVPVDHPPLVCYGLVIEDPETDAKLSLSGDTSYDIPERSRDRLRNPDLFLADGIVPASLCEHHPLGGKDHDDDGVPRTFGTKHMTREGALSLAAELDAETTRLVHTAHYYPVDEAFEEPLAVDGEQYRLDGTGVTRLDADTTGSQ is encoded by the coding sequence ATCCGGGTCACACTGTTGGGGACGGGCGACACCACGGGCACACCGACAGTCGGCTGTGACTGCGACACTTGTCGGGCCGCCACAGAACGTGGCATCGAGCGCAGCCGGTTTTCAGTACACGTCGAAAACGAACGCACCGGCGAGTCGTTACTGATCGACCTGAGTCCGGATTTCCGCCACCAGTTTCTCCGTGAGGACGTCGACCTCCCGGATGTAGCGATCATCACCCACATCCATTTCGATCATATCGACGGGTTAGGCAATGCCTACCGGGTTTTCGACTCGCTTCCGGTGTACGCCGCAAACGAAACTGACCCCGCAACCGGCGAGTCGGTCGCCGACACAGTGAGGGACAAGTACGACTATCTCGATGCCGTGACCGTCGAGGATGTCACACCCTTCGAGTCGGTCGAGGTCTGTGGCCTCGATCTCACACTCGTTCCGGTCGACCATCCGCCACTCGTCTGTTATGGACTGGTGATCGAAGATCCCGAAACGGATGCAAAACTCTCGCTGTCCGGTGATACGAGCTACGACATCCCAGAGCGGTCCCGCGACCGGCTCCGGAATCCCGATCTGTTTCTGGCCGATGGGATCGTCCCTGCCTCGCTCTGTGAGCATCATCCGCTGGGAGGCAAAGACCACGATGACGACGGCGTCCCGCGGACGTTCGGCACCAAACACATGACACGTGAGGGTGCGCTCTCGCTGGCCGCCGAACTCGATGCGGAGACAACGCGGCTGGTCCATACGGCCCACTACTATCCGGTCGACGAGGCATTCGAGGAGCCGCTCGCAGTCGACGGCGAGCAGTACCGGCTCGATGGCAC
- the mobA gene encoding molybdenum cofactor guanylyltransferase: MSEDSPTQQPAADTGRAGIILAGGRSTRFPTVDKALAPLNGQSLLHHVVGAVDPAVDELIVNCRRDQREVFAEELSAFRVRFVVDQIPDRGPLVGLRTALAETSSTYAAVLPCDMPSVPAAFLDFLFARARNRTGAVARFEGRIQPFPAVVHVRAAAAACREAEAAGSDRIEEFVSVLDPHTVPERVVRAHVDPEAFRNINTHDDLAAVRDA; encoded by the coding sequence ATGAGTGAAGACTCACCCACACAACAACCAGCCGCCGACACCGGTCGTGCGGGAATCATCCTCGCAGGCGGTCGGTCGACCCGATTTCCGACCGTCGATAAGGCGTTGGCCCCGCTGAACGGACAATCGCTGCTTCATCATGTGGTTGGCGCTGTCGACCCCGCGGTCGACGAACTGATCGTCAACTGTCGGCGGGATCAACGCGAGGTGTTCGCCGAGGAGTTGTCGGCGTTCAGGGTCCGGTTTGTGGTTGACCAGATCCCCGACCGGGGGCCGCTTGTCGGCCTGCGAACCGCCCTCGCCGAAACCTCGTCGACCTACGCGGCGGTACTCCCCTGTGATATGCCGTCGGTTCCCGCGGCGTTCCTCGATTTCCTCTTTGCGCGGGCCCGAAACCGAACCGGCGCAGTCGCCCGTTTCGAGGGCCGCATCCAGCCGTTTCCGGCGGTGGTCCACGTTCGGGCTGCGGCCGCGGCCTGTCGAGAGGCCGAAGCCGCCGGCTCCGACCGAATCGAGGAGTTCGTCTCGGTACTCGATCCCCACACCGTCCCCGAACGAGTCGTCCGCGCCCACGTCGACCCCGAGGCGTTCCGCAACATCAACACTCACGACGACCTCGCCGCCGTTCGGGACGCGTAA
- a CDS encoding DICT sensory domain-containing protein: MSLSEIIKYVKGNEKTLVVFNPPATSTLVSDLGDYFTTQNVRVTSQRTDSGEPEGVVVLKLGEEVLSAVPVEQLQELLAGGALRETGVGIDDTDYHEILQHLKETTFTSYDKSRMIAISHEIEDRALRVDGGRLYAGFQLPTKLNNQGKRYGRLAERAIDIHTFAVPDGPAVDIAGLTHHAIAAAEIEQSWFVIFDGNGDDRYKTALLATEQSPNQFYGFWTDDPGIVDRIGDYLDSTYVKLSP, encoded by the coding sequence ATGTCCCTGTCAGAGATTATCAAGTATGTCAAAGGAAACGAGAAGACGCTCGTCGTGTTCAATCCGCCAGCCACGAGCACGCTCGTTTCCGATCTCGGGGACTATTTTACCACACAGAACGTCAGGGTGACCAGCCAGCGAACCGATTCGGGCGAGCCGGAGGGTGTCGTCGTTCTCAAACTGGGCGAGGAGGTGTTGTCGGCGGTGCCGGTCGAACAGCTCCAAGAGCTACTGGCAGGGGGTGCGCTCCGCGAGACAGGAGTCGGCATCGACGACACCGACTACCACGAGATCCTTCAGCATCTCAAGGAGACGACATTTACCTCCTACGACAAATCCCGGATGATCGCGATCTCTCACGAGATCGAAGACCGAGCACTCCGAGTCGACGGCGGGCGACTGTATGCGGGCTTTCAACTGCCGACGAAGCTCAACAATCAGGGCAAGCGCTACGGTCGACTCGCCGAGCGGGCAATCGATATCCACACCTTTGCGGTGCCCGACGGGCCAGCAGTCGACATCGCTGGCCTGACGCATCATGCCATCGCTGCCGCCGAAATCGAACAGTCATGGTTCGTCATTTTCGACGGCAACGGCGATGATCGCTACAAAACAGCGCTACTGGCAACCGAACAGTCACCCAACCAGTTTTACGGCTTTTGGACGGATGATCCGGGCATCGTCGACCGAATCGGCGACTATCTCGATTCGACCTACGTCAAACTCTCGCCCTGA
- a CDS encoding DUF2240 family protein, translated as MSLQIAVAVPFRQQGARSLGEGEFVVALSLDREWFSPDQAKRLVDVAVGRGLLSNEDGDLTPAFDVDAVEIPEGFTPDTDILREQSTFEQLLDLMVTNGLSKQAAVAETNETQRRLGITLESAAVVVARRNGVDCSGVAETVRAELEGT; from the coding sequence ATGAGCCTCCAGATTGCGGTCGCCGTTCCGTTCCGCCAGCAGGGAGCCCGGTCGCTGGGGGAAGGCGAGTTCGTCGTCGCGCTCTCCTTAGATCGGGAGTGGTTCTCGCCGGATCAGGCCAAACGGTTGGTCGACGTCGCTGTCGGTCGCGGACTCCTTTCGAACGAGGACGGCGACCTCACACCGGCGTTCGACGTCGACGCCGTCGAAATTCCGGAGGGATTTACGCCGGATACGGATATTTTGCGGGAACAGTCGACGTTCGAGCAACTGCTGGATCTGATGGTCACTAACGGACTCAGCAAACAGGCGGCGGTGGCCGAAACGAACGAAACCCAGCGACGCCTCGGGATTACCCTAGAGTCGGCGGCGGTCGTGGTGGCGCGGCGAAATGGGGTCGACTGCTCGGGCGTCGCCGAGACGGTGCGGGCGGAACTCGAAGGGACTTAA